The proteins below come from a single uncultured delta proteobacterium genomic window:
- the sudB gene encoding Sulfide dehydrogenase subunit beta → MPTPILSKESLIPGQTSKLVLYAPQIASKAKPGNFVILRLSERGERFPLTIADADAAKGTITIVYLVLGKSTSLLEELNEGDSILDLCGPLGRDTHIEKVGTVICVGGGTGIAAMHHIAKGHHMAGNHVVAIIGARRKDLLLFEKELSLFCPEVLVSTDDGSAGRKGLVTETLKERLENDKSVAEVVAIGPVPMMQAVAETTRPFGVKTTVSLNSIMVDGIGMCGACRVTVGGETKFTCVDGPEFDGHQVDFAEMRQRLGAFKSQETECYNEHCRCHSHD, encoded by the coding sequence ATGCCAACCCCCATTCTTTCCAAGGAATCTCTGATTCCGGGACAGACCAGCAAGCTCGTCCTGTACGCCCCGCAGATCGCGTCCAAGGCCAAACCCGGCAACTTCGTCATCCTGCGCCTGTCCGAGAGGGGCGAGCGCTTTCCCCTGACCATCGCGGACGCGGACGCGGCCAAAGGCACCATTACCATCGTGTACCTTGTGCTGGGCAAATCCACCTCGCTCCTTGAGGAGCTTAACGAAGGGGACAGCATCCTCGACCTCTGCGGCCCGCTGGGCAGGGACACGCATATCGAAAAAGTCGGCACGGTCATCTGCGTGGGCGGCGGCACCGGGATCGCGGCCATGCATCACATCGCCAAGGGCCACCACATGGCGGGCAACCACGTTGTGGCCATCATCGGCGCGCGGCGCAAAGACCTGCTCCTGTTTGAAAAGGAGCTGTCCCTGTTCTGCCCGGAAGTGCTGGTCAGCACGGACGACGGCAGCGCGGGCCGCAAGGGCCTTGTCACGGAAACGCTGAAAGAGCGTCTGGAAAATGACAAGAGCGTGGCCGAGGTTGTGGCCATCGGGCCGGTGCCCATGATGCAGGCGGTTGCCGAGACAACCCGGCCCTTTGGGGTCAAGACCACCGTGAGCCTCAACTCCATCATGGTGGACGGCATCGGCATGTGCGGGGCCTGCCGCGTGACCGTGGGCGGGGAGACCAAGTTTACCTGCGTGGACGGGCCGGAATTTGACGGCCACCAGGTTGATTTCGCGGAAATGCGCCAGCGGCTCGGCGCGTTCAAGTCCCAGGAAACCGAATGCTACAACGAACACTGCAGGTGCCACAGCCATGACTGA
- a CDS encoding H+transporting two-sector ATPase B/B' subunit: MLDINITLLIQLVNFIVTLFVLDFLLIKPIRGIIKKRRDLAGGMLSDAETFTTEAAVKLEKYEAAMAKAREEAAAAREARKTEALAKESSLLEAARQEAHEFLQASREETKNAVAQTMAAMENRIPELSRMVVDRLLGKSKRSSTA, from the coding sequence ATGCTCGACATAAACATCACCCTGCTCATCCAGCTCGTCAATTTTATCGTGACGCTGTTTGTGCTCGACTTTTTGCTGATAAAACCCATCCGCGGCATTATCAAAAAACGCCGCGACCTTGCGGGCGGCATGCTTTCCGACGCGGAAACGTTCACCACCGAGGCGGCCGTCAAACTGGAAAAGTATGAAGCGGCCATGGCCAAAGCCAGGGAAGAGGCGGCAGCCGCGCGTGAAGCGCGCAAAACCGAAGCCCTCGCTAAGGAAAGCAGCCTGCTGGAAGCCGCCCGCCAGGAGGCGCACGAGTTTTTGCAAGCTTCCCGGGAAGAAACGAAAAACGCCGTGGCCCAAACCATGGCGGCGATGGAGAACCGCATTCCCGAACTCTCCCGGATGGTCGTGGACCGGCTGCTCGGCAAATCCAAACGGTCTTCGACTGCTTAG
- the atpF gene encoding ATP synthase subunit b: MRYFRVSSCALALVLLAAGVAHAAGDGHGNDWGNLAWRLLNIAIVVAIIWKLAGKTIASFFTGRSAGIARELDDLEARKEKARQDLLDVEKRIANLENERKTILADYEARGEALKADIIAKAEAAAAQIMTQAKQSTRNEIDKALAELREELAEKIIAAASESIAGSLSAKDQEKLLNSFLNKVVLQ, encoded by the coding sequence ATGCGATATTTCCGTGTTTCTTCCTGCGCCCTCGCTCTGGTTCTTCTGGCGGCGGGCGTCGCGCACGCGGCCGGGGACGGCCATGGGAACGACTGGGGGAACCTCGCCTGGCGCCTCCTGAACATCGCCATCGTTGTCGCCATTATCTGGAAACTGGCCGGCAAAACGATCGCATCCTTTTTCACCGGCCGCAGCGCGGGCATAGCCCGTGAGCTCGACGACCTTGAAGCGCGCAAGGAAAAAGCCCGCCAGGATCTCCTGGACGTGGAAAAGCGCATCGCCAACCTCGAAAATGAGCGCAAAACCATCCTGGCCGATTACGAAGCGCGCGGCGAAGCGCTGAAAGCGGACATCATCGCCAAGGCCGAAGCGGCGGCGGCGCAGATCATGACCCAGGCCAAACAGTCGACCCGGAACGAGATAGACAAGGCTCTCGCCGAACTGCGCGAAGAGCTGGCCGAAAAGATCATTGCCGCCGCGAGCGAGTCCATTGCCGGCTCCCTCTCGGCCAAGGACCAGGAAAAACTGCTTAACAGCTTTCTGAACAAGGTGGTGCTGCAATGA
- a CDS encoding Glycoside hydrolase family 57: MPSLSRQFCIHGHFYQPPREDPWLGRILIEPSAAPMRHWNERIVAESYGPIGWAHRIGDGGKIVEICNCYEWMSFNVGPTLLHWLERNEPAIYGRILQADAASLERWGHGNAIAQVYHHVIMPLASPLDKELEVAWAVADFEKRFGRKPEGMWLAESAADDASLQALADAGIAFVILSPHQAKAIAGPDGELTPVSGGNFDVTRPYRVKLSSGASMAVFFYHGVLSQAVAFDRLLENGENFWNRVNGGATGGLLTLATDGETYGHHFRFGEMALAYLLAQGRAGRDGLGLTNPGAYLAATPPAWSAVLIEPSSWSCAHGVERWRSNCGCTTGGHPDWNQKWRGPLRKALADAKTDLDAHFFAAGKACFKDPRAALVAYGRVLADGSAGEAFAKEHFTGGEAAANTAWKLLTMQEQAVASFASCAWFFDDISRIEPVNGMTFMWRAMELSLQTGGPDLRDAFRDTLAQADSNKPEEGSGATILRKRVMPRQQDAAALCLLALALLDIEGGLPAKGEETTFAWPAFAVTLSVESAQDGDVRVISGTARLGTPLEKGGDALVWTWHAPRIDRLPTGAFDAGSITVTLPDGSHVTRNFGEMPRHTRDYVALQFVEAVKKRGAEQAATMARHVLCLTGNWEEAQTSMPYAWDWAAFAPHLLAACVLDVSAADAKRAQVLAFCRDMQIPPLMYEQAARMVQAAMLRALAGEKPDWPRLTGWAVRVKQYLPQANLWPVQNAFWQLHSDDQGKRILGEALGFA; the protein is encoded by the coding sequence ATGCCCTCCCTTTCCCGCCAGTTTTGCATCCACGGCCATTTTTATCAACCGCCCCGCGAAGATCCCTGGCTCGGCCGCATCCTCATCGAGCCGTCCGCCGCGCCCATGCGGCATTGGAACGAGCGTATCGTCGCGGAAAGCTACGGCCCCATCGGCTGGGCGCACCGTATCGGCGACGGCGGCAAAATAGTCGAGATCTGCAACTGCTACGAATGGATGAGCTTCAACGTCGGGCCGACGCTGCTGCACTGGCTGGAGCGCAACGAACCCGCGATTTACGGCCGTATCCTGCAAGCGGATGCGGCTTCCTTGGAGCGCTGGGGGCACGGCAACGCCATCGCCCAGGTATACCACCACGTCATCATGCCGCTCGCTTCGCCTCTGGACAAGGAACTGGAGGTCGCCTGGGCCGTGGCCGACTTTGAAAAACGGTTCGGCCGCAAACCCGAGGGCATGTGGCTGGCAGAAAGCGCGGCGGACGACGCTTCCCTCCAGGCGCTCGCGGACGCGGGCATCGCGTTCGTCATCCTTTCGCCCCACCAGGCCAAGGCCATCGCCGGGCCGGACGGGGAGCTCACGCCGGTTTCCGGCGGCAATTTCGACGTGACGCGGCCCTACCGGGTGAAACTGTCCTCCGGCGCGTCCATGGCGGTTTTTTTCTACCACGGCGTGCTTTCCCAGGCCGTGGCCTTTGACCGGCTGCTGGAAAACGGCGAGAACTTCTGGAACCGCGTGAACGGCGGCGCGACCGGGGGGCTGCTGACCCTGGCCACGGACGGGGAGACTTACGGCCACCACTTCCGCTTCGGGGAAATGGCTCTGGCCTATCTGCTGGCCCAGGGCAGGGCGGGGCGCGACGGCCTTGGCCTGACCAACCCCGGCGCATACCTCGCGGCCACCCCCCCGGCCTGGAGCGCGGTGCTGATAGAGCCTTCCTCCTGGAGCTGCGCTCACGGGGTGGAGCGCTGGCGCTCCAACTGCGGCTGCACGACGGGCGGGCACCCGGATTGGAATCAAAAATGGCGCGGCCCGCTGCGCAAGGCCCTGGCCGACGCCAAGACCGACCTGGACGCGCACTTTTTCGCGGCGGGCAAAGCCTGCTTCAAGGACCCGCGCGCCGCGCTCGTCGCCTACGGACGGGTGCTCGCGGACGGCAGCGCCGGGGAAGCTTTCGCCAAGGAGCATTTCACCGGAGGCGAGGCCGCCGCGAACACGGCCTGGAAGCTGCTGACCATGCAGGAGCAGGCCGTGGCCTCGTTCGCGAGCTGCGCCTGGTTTTTTGACGATATTTCCCGCATCGAGCCGGTCAACGGCATGACCTTCATGTGGCGGGCAATGGAATTATCCCTGCAAACAGGCGGCCCTGACCTGCGCGACGCCTTCCGGGACACCCTGGCCCAGGCCGATTCCAACAAGCCGGAGGAGGGCTCGGGCGCGACCATCCTGCGCAAGCGCGTCATGCCCCGGCAGCAGGACGCGGCCGCGCTCTGCCTGCTGGCCCTGGCGCTGCTGGATATTGAGGGCGGCCTGCCCGCCAAGGGAGAGGAAACGACCTTCGCCTGGCCCGCCTTTGCCGTGACGCTTTCCGTCGAATCCGCGCAGGATGGGGACGTCCGGGTGATTTCCGGCACGGCCAGGCTCGGCACCCCGCTGGAAAAGGGAGGGGACGCGCTCGTCTGGACCTGGCACGCCCCGCGCATCGACCGGCTGCCCACGGGCGCGTTTGACGCGGGCAGCATCACCGTGACCCTGCCGGACGGTTCGCACGTGACGCGCAATTTCGGGGAAATGCCCCGGCACACGCGCGATTACGTCGCCCTGCAATTCGTGGAAGCGGTGAAAAAGCGCGGCGCGGAGCAGGCCGCGACCATGGCCCGGCACGTGCTGTGCCTGACGGGCAACTGGGAGGAGGCTCAGACCTCCATGCCCTACGCCTGGGACTGGGCCGCTTTCGCGCCGCACCTTCTGGCGGCCTGCGTGCTGGACGTTTCGGCGGCGGACGCCAAGCGCGCCCAGGTTCTTGCCTTCTGCCGGGACATGCAGATACCGCCGCTCATGTACGAGCAGGCGGCCCGCATGGTGCAGGCGGCCATGCTGCGGGCTCTCGCCGGGGAAAAGCCGGATTGGCCGCGTCTCACGGGCTGGGCGGTCCGGGTGAAGCAGTACCTGCCCCAGGCCAACCTCTGGCCCGTGCAGAACGCTTTCTGGCAGCTCCACAGCGACGACCAGGGCAAGCGGATACTGGGCGAGGCGCTTGGGTTCGCCTGA
- a CDS encoding hypothetical protein (Evidence 5 : No homology to any previously reported sequences), with amino-acid sequence MLLGESFPGAAVREHPSVGDERGARVLEAGFARREKVRVQVGLGVGQGLAQRAAPFLIPIRVPARRAAAVGAPALHPVSAAPGGRLYQHRAPGRGGGREVCAGVGQAKAVAPRPALGQQIGQSHFPEAEVVAVSLPVRGQGQQPPGRAAVHAVPEVLAVFQQPVKGHGLGKHAVVEKNRHGRAGGQFHPVGPRHVEIAAGNRRELPVRPGDGLGLVGRKDDERDARVRERLEGSVVRRAFCQPHALGFAAEPFFKVGHGPGDLQFLVQRRSERHDDVVVYLGDGVAVPPALQGSRIRLQDTAVNRGFVALQPVQQRRPDVEAHPFVAVADLDYFAAVADTVRPADGAVAFRDDTLVPMPHGRGGRLDEDAAEPGIFAGRLIKMAVDAKLAGKGGHGNSSKKVGGNTYRAGRGARAPRGGKTLVLIYLYMAVPLPGKRINRMPGTYIYQKGAKTVPPLTEGFFFCT; translated from the coding sequence ATGCTCCTTGGCGAAAGCTTCCCCGGCGCTGCCGTCCGCGAGCACCCGTCCGTAGGCGACGAGCGCGGCGCGCGGGTCCTTGAAGCAGGCTTTGCCCGCCGCGAAAAAGTGCGCGTCCAGGTCGGTCTTGGCGTCGGCCAGGGCCTTGCGCAGCGGGCCGCGCCATTTTTGATTCCAATCCGGGTGCCCGCCCGTCGTGCAGCCGCAGTTGGAGCGCCAGCGCTCCACCCCGTGAGCGCAGCTCCAGGAGGAAGGCTCTATCAGCACCGCGCTCCAGGCCGGGGGGGTGGCCGCGAGGTATGCGCCGGGGTTGGTCAGGCCAAGGCCGTCGCGCCCCGCCCTGCCCTGGGCCAGCAGATAGGCCAGAGCCATTTCCCCGAAGCGGAAGTGGTGGCCGTAAGTCTCCCCGTCCGTGGCCAGGGTCAGCAGCCCCCCGGTCGCGCCGCCGTTCACGCGGTTCCAGAAGTTCTCGCCGTTTTCCAGCAGCCGGTCAAAGGCCACGGCCTGGGAAAGCACGCCGTGGTAGAAAAAAACCGCCATGGACGCGCCGGAGGACAGTTTCACCCGGTAGGGCCGCGTCACGTCGAAATTGCCGCCGGAAACCGGCGTGAGCTCCCCGTCCGGCCCGGCGATGGCCTTGGCCTGGTGGGGCGAAAGGATGACGAACGCGATGCCCGCGTCCGCGAGCGCCTGGAGGGAAGCGTCGTCCGCCGCGCTTTCTGCCAGCCACATGCCCTCGGGTTTGCGGCCGAACCGTTTTTCAAAGTCGGCCACGGCCCAGGCGACCTCCAGTTCCTTGTCCAGAGGCGAAGCGAGCGGCATGATGACGTGGTGGTATACCTGGGCGATGGCGTTGCCGTGCCCCCAGCGCTCCAAGGAAGCCGCATCCGCTTGCAGGATACGGCCGTAAATCGCGGGTTCGTTGCGCTCCAGCCAGTGCAGCAGCGTCGGCCCGACGTTGAAGCTCATCCATTCGTAGCAGTTGCAGATCTCGACTATTTTGCCGCCGTCGCCGATACGGTGCGCCCAGCCGATGGGGCCGTAGCTTTCCGCGACGATACGCTCGTTCCAATGCCGCATGGGCGCGGCGGACGGCTCGATGAGGATGCGGCCGAGCCAGGGATCTTCGCGGGGCGGTTGATAAAAATGGCCGTGGATGCAAAACTGGCGGGAAAGGGAGGGCATGGCAACTCCAGCAAAAAAGTTGGGGGAAACACCTACCGGGCCGGGCGCGGGGCGCGCGCTCCTCGCGGCGGCAAGACTCTTGTCCTGATATACCTATACATGGCGGTACCACTTCCCGGCAAGCGGATCAACAGGATGCCGGGAACATATATTTATCAAAAAGGAGCAAAAACGGTTCCGCCTTTGACAGAGGGCTTTTTTTTCTGTACCTAA